The DNA segment CAGTGTTATCAGAAAGGGTCTCTAAGACTTCCTTTAACTAGAAAAGATGTGcaaaagtatatataagaaatttagGGTTTACTCATAAACACAGACATCCATTCATTGTGACATCTTTAATCAATGTACCGATGACAAGAAAGGATCTGCTATTCCAGCCCTGTACATTATTCCAACCACTGCATATTGTCCTGATGGACTTTGGTGCACCATGTGCAACTCTAGATCCAACctgaaagtaatttttatatttttagggtttaattaatttatgaggGTAAATAAACCTTTCTGGTGAGTGTTTCAAGGAATAAAACTTACATGCACAgtatcaaatttgttttttatgctGTTATTTGGACATATATCAGAATATTAAGTATATACCTTGTGCCATCTATGGCATGTTCAGAGGGAGAATGCCAATGAGACTGTAAAAGTGTATACTTAGttccattaatttttatattgctttTCTTCCCTTTCCATTCCACCTATTCACAAACAAAATTGGTAATAAAGggacaacaaaaagaaattatgaaataCTTAATTAGATAATAATTCAATAGCAAATTCTGGTATTGACTAACCTTGATATCAGTGCCCCTATTTTTAATAATTGCTTTGGATGGTCTATAGTTGATTTGAAGTTCTTCCAAATTAGTTACTTTTTTAACCTTATCATTGGAGAAATCAATTGGGGATTGCATGGATCCCTTCTTGCATAGGTTCCATTCAGGTTTTAGTTCTCCCCAGTGATCTGGTCCTGTCTTGCTATTCATATCATAAGTATACTCTTCCTCTGAATGTACCatcaaacaataaaatcttACCATAAAAGATATAAAGCAGGTTTTAATCTTATGAAAAGAAATTGCTAAGTCTTTAcaatgtttcttttatattttggtaaCCCTAGAAATCAGTTCAATCTATCAGAAACCCAGAAATAATGTGTTTTATGTATGTACGTGATGTGAAGTGTATTTCAATTTGTTTGacgcatgcatgcatgcattcaTGCAATTAAGAAGGAGAAAGtaattaaacaagaaaaagaaaagctcaccACCTGCAGACATTGTTATTGTGCATGATGACAAAACAAGTGCTGTTAATAAACTGCAAATCAAAGCCTGCTTGGTAAGATTTTCCATTTTACTCAACACGTTTGAGAGCTTTTGCTATGATATTTGATCGATGTAATTGAATATGGAATGATGCAGAGAAAGATCAGAAACGTGCTATATTTAAAGACAACCACATACGAAAGTTAATTTAGAAACTTGGAATATATGGTCAAGGATGTTGAAATGTGAAAAAACCATTACTTTGACGTCGATAGAGAATTGTATCTTAGCAATTTTAGATACCAACAAGAATTTGCCATTTTCTaccaacaacatatgtgtggtTTAAACATGGACGATTGTCCATGCACGTGTCGTGTCCTTAATATGGAGCATTCTCTGCTTCAGTTCATTAATTTCCAAACATATATGATTTTCTGGAAAAATGAATTCACTCACTTTTAAGATGACGAGTCTTAGTTTGACTTATTACATTATCTTATGCACTATTTTGGAGTTTTGAAACGATGTAATTGGCTCatcacagaagaagaagaaaaaaagagaaacatttatataaaaaaaatctaataaaagaaaaacttatggaataatatatttaacttttatatttgttcaTCTTTgttgaaaaatacattttctaatTTTGGTTCAGCAAGAGATAAGCTAACAATGTAAAGATTCCTTTAAAAAGTCATCTCATGCAATATCTAACAATTTAGTTTcctttcattatattttgagGAATTTCTTGAGAGAAGATGAAAATTACTATGGACAAATACTAAATCTTTTGTCCTTTTAAgtgtcattttatttattttcaaataatgtataaaagaGTAAGCACTTCAATTCCTTTCACAACAAGAAGAAGAGCAAAGTTGTCTAAATAGCTTAAGAGTTATGTTTGAAGTATCCAtgattttgcatttattttACTTCTATCCCTTAAAAAGTCCAAATATGCACAATCTTCTCTTTCATTTGAAAAGTTTGCAAAATTCTATATTTACTTATCTCCTTACATCCAGATCTTCGAAGTACCTCATAAAACATTTCTTCCTTTGATGAGTAAGTTTCACATCTTGATGTGAGTGCATGTCAAAACCATTCATGATTATAATAcctacaatattaaaaatacataaacataaattaaatgatattataattataaaaaagacatatacaaaaaattaataataaaataaaataataatgccATTACTTTGGATTTAAAGAATGACCAAGACAAGAAATATGTTATTCTTAGTCCAACAATCAATTAATATTGAGTTTACTCTCTCAAAAAAAGATGAATGTTTAACTTTTACCTTTTTtcatattgatatatttttcacattttcaatCATTGAATCCGACATTTCATATActacatatatatgtatttgtgtttctaagaatataaaaaattagcgCAGTAAAAACAACTAGATAATCAACCTTCATCCATCAACTATCATTCTAAAAAGTTTCTTTTCACAAACTGTGCATTATCCACATTATACTCTTTGTAAGAATTCATCACTGATAATTAACTCTCGGAGTCCTTTTTTCAAACTTCTAAACCTTTTGAGCATGACAATGGTTGAAGCAAATCTTGTTTGAGCAACAAAAAGCAACTCCAATGAGTTGAAGTTAATGAACATTGAAAATTTCATAAAGTTCCCCTcaataaagtttttaatgacTTAGCATCATCAACAATTTATGTGATCCAACAAAATTCTTGATACGTagtataactattttttttggtattttttgcTAAACATTTTTCAATGCAAGATTCAAGGTGTCACTACACAAGGAGTCCAATagattgaagaaaattttgattatataagCATACTTGTTTTCTTACATTGTTGCATTATCAGTTATGCTTTATATCACATTTTTCGGTCCAACTTCTATAATTACATCTCTCGTGGACTTAACAATAAAATCTTTGTCTTTTATCTCATGAGATCCATCTATTGACCTAAAAAACATTGGACCACTCTCAGTGATAGCCATAAAATTTATAAGTGATCTTGATCACTCCTTCCATCACTAACAATTGTCACACCTTTATAATTCCATGAATCTCTTATAGGTTGCAAAAGATTTTTACATGAATTCTTTAAAAGTAAAGGACctcttaatttattatatgatgGTGGTATATATCTACTAAGATTAGAAGTATTGGCAGCGTA comes from the Vigna radiata var. radiata cultivar VC1973A chromosome 2, Vradiata_ver6, whole genome shotgun sequence genome and includes:
- the LOC106778846 gene encoding alpha carbonic anhydrase 7-like, whose amino-acid sequence is MSAEEEYTYDMNSKTGPDHWGELKPEWNLCKKGSMQSPIDFSNDKVKKVTNLEELQINYRPSKAIIKNRGTDIKVEWKGKKSNIKINGTKYTLLQSHWHSPSEHAIDGTRLDLELHMVHQSPSGQYAVVGIMYRAGIADPFLSSLKEVLETLSDNTGAEREVAELDPNVVMERASAAFYYRYIGSLTTPPCSENVIWTVFRQVRSVSQDQIKLLQEAVEDHASSNARPLQQLNNRLVQFNDPGVKN